One genomic region from Acidobacteriota bacterium encodes:
- a CDS encoding endonuclease/exonuclease/phosphatase family protein translates to MKAETGHDRFLRLAGAAERWVYRASVLVTLVAFFAVIAHFFLLDRFPLFRTIWYALPRPVLALLMMILAAWWIGQNRISLGIACGLASVMFAVLWFRSDFIRTDLPECGAEESLRVVFWNVARPGSPTEITPRVAEILAARPDIIGIVEGTTQVGTNRRRSYNEAVRLGETFRATWRDLLPGWEIRVLPEGMIVAAKHPIRLIGWNEIAEKTQFAAVHVATSRGVVRVLLADVDANPLLSRAPVIDSLLAEAKAPDEPVVIMGDFNLPRDSVLFDRFEDAGLEHAFDVAGTGNRSTWPVPVPVMALDHVWIRGLEPCRTRLESSQISDHKRIVVDLR, encoded by the coding sequence GTGAAAGCCGAAACCGGTCACGATCGTTTCCTCCGTTTAGCCGGAGCCGCGGAACGATGGGTCTATCGGGCGAGCGTGCTCGTGACTCTCGTCGCGTTCTTCGCCGTCATCGCTCATTTCTTTCTGCTGGACCGTTTTCCGCTCTTCCGAACGATCTGGTACGCGCTCCCCCGACCGGTGCTCGCACTCCTGATGATGATTCTCGCGGCGTGGTGGATCGGTCAGAACCGCATTTCTCTCGGGATCGCGTGCGGGCTCGCCTCGGTGATGTTCGCCGTCCTCTGGTTTCGGTCGGATTTCATCAGAACGGACCTGCCTGAATGCGGGGCGGAAGAGAGCCTGAGAGTCGTCTTCTGGAACGTCGCACGTCCCGGATCGCCAACGGAAATCACGCCGCGCGTCGCCGAGATCCTCGCGGCGAGACCGGACATCATCGGAATCGTGGAGGGTACGACGCAAGTGGGGACGAACCGCCGGCGGTCGTACAACGAGGCGGTGCGGCTCGGGGAAACCTTCCGGGCGACGTGGAGGGATCTGCTCCCGGGATGGGAGATCCGCGTGCTTCCGGAGGGGATGATCGTCGCCGCTAAGCACCCGATCCGCCTCATCGGGTGGAACGAGATCGCGGAAAAGACGCAGTTCGCCGCTGTGCACGTCGCCACTTCACGAGGAGTGGTCCGGGTGCTGCTCGCCGACGTCGACGCGAACCCTCTGCTGTCGAGAGCGCCTGTGATCGATTCACTCCTCGCAGAGGCGAAAGCGCCGGATGAACCGGTCGTGATCATGGGTGACTTCAATCTGCCGCGCGACTCGGTGCTGTTCGACCGCTTCGAAGATGCCGGCTTGGAGCATGCCTTCGACGTGGCCGGTACCGGGAACCGTTCGACCTGGCCTGTGCCGGTGCCGGTGATGGCGCTCGATCACGTCTGGATACGAGGCCTCGAGCCGTGCCGGACCCGGCTCGAATCGTCGCAAATCTCGGATCACAAGCGGATCGTGGTCGATCTGCGCTGA